CATTTTGTCAGGCTGAGAGCCATAATGACATCGTATTCCTCGTGCTGCAAATCCACTAGCTCATCACTCTCCAAAACATAGTTTTCCTGTAAAGTAGAacgttaaaatcaataaattgagCACCTTGTAATGAACGATTTGTAAAAAGATCATGTGGATATGAATGGCAAAGCTGATTGTCTGTAGCTGATTGTCTGTAAGTGAAACTGTGATtacatgatatattttaatatgtataataaacACTATTAATAGATATTCATAGGATTTAGTGGAGTTAGAACTTGAACAGATAAAACCATGCATTTTAACATGGAAACTTTACCTGCATAAATGCCACATTTGCAGGGAATGCTGGACTCTGTGAATTGTTGGACACAGCTGGGGCGGATATAGGACCATAATTCACTGGATTGGATACTGGGTACTTCTGAACATCAGTGGATTTATTGGACATGTAGTTCCGGATATTTTTCCTGGCAGCAGCAATGAGAGTGTGATCTATGTCTATTCCTACCGCCTTTCGTGGATAAAATCTCTGACCAATTGTCAACGTAATATGCCCTACATTACATCCTATGTCTAACACATCTTTTCCCTCAAACCATTCCTGTCTCATGCATCCAAGTCTATGGTCTTCTTCAGTTTCAGGATTTCGATATCCATAATATCTGTTGTAATTTCCgtaaataaattttgtatttctGCGATTTTTCTTATGAGCTTTTTCATGTTTCTGATTTTGTTGTTTCCTATGCTTTTTTAATGGTAAAATGTCCTCAATATCCGAATGTCTGGGTGGACTTAAGGAAGTCCTTAGGATTGACCTTGACACACTTTGGGACGGCTGATGGTCTGGCCTTGCATCACTCATACTCAATGTCCTTCGACGAAAACGTCGATTACGTGGAGAAATCTGAGGTATCACAGGGGATACAATTGTATCTGGTTTTTTGAACTTCAATTTGCAAGATTCGTTCTGTGGAGAGTCATCTTGTTGGGTGGACACTGTGGGAAATGTTTCATCAATTTCTATCTTAAGAGCTTCCATAAGACCTCTTCTTTTTTCCGATTCCTTCTGTGGTGTTGGGTTTAGAGATGTGTCCTCGCTTTTTCTTTTGTgcttgtttcttttctttttcttactAGATAAGGAATCCTCATTGCTGTCTAAATTTAGAGGGTCGTTAATGTTAATTGGGATTGTTACTTCTATGTCTTTCCTGTGGTTGGGAGTTGGAAGTGGTGAAGATTGTGGCGTTTTTTGATTAAGAAGTTTATCTATCCTCTCATCATTCAGACTATTTAAGTTCAATGGGTCATTGATATTCCCTCCCAGTAAAAACTTTGTTGGAAGCACTATGTTACTTTCTGAGCGGAACCTTTTCTTGCGATGTCCTCCATGCTGAATAGCTAAATCATTCCTGCTAGCATAACTGGGCTTTCTCTTGCGATATCCAATGTATTGGGGTCTGGACTGGCTATCTTGCTCTCTCTTATTATCATATTTGCCACCTTGTTCTTGACCCTCCGAAACAAAGTCCAATTCTGAATTAGTTTTCTCGCCGCACTGAAACTCAGCATGCTCAAACTGTGTTCTAGTTGGCGTTTTTACTTCAACACTCATGGTTTGATAAGTAGCAGTTTCACTGAATACACAACACTAAAATACAACATTTGTTTACATGGCGCACGTGTTACATGTAAACTAAACGATCATATCGCCACCTACCGGACAATTCCCGCTACGACTTCTGTACGTATGTTATCAACTGACGACGTAACTTTCCAAAACTGTTGTCACCATGTACAGGTCGGGTAGTGCCAAATGTCACCTCAAGTACCTAATAAAGTGAAAATATCTCAATAAATGCGCGTAAAATTGCAGCCGAACAAAATTTCCTTCTCCCACACTTCAGGCGTCCATCGATTGTGATTATGTCAGTGCGCATGTTAGTGCGAGGCGACTTGTGGGTAAAACGGAAGCGCTCCAATCGTCTGACGAATTTTAGACGACGGCTGCTTTGGAGTTTGGTGGTGAGAAAGAGAATCCTCAGGCTTATACAATTTGTGGATTGTCATTGCAATCTGTTGAAATACCCATCTTGATTGTATCATTATTGAGtgcatttgaatatttttggactgctacatttattttatgaatcttTGGAAGAAGCAAGATAGTACACTGCATAACTTTTAGCtcagggggagggggggggggggggtagacttgGGGTATCGTTAGTGCCTTGAAGTCCATCAActgaa
This is a stretch of genomic DNA from Crassostrea angulata isolate pt1a10 chromosome 4, ASM2561291v2, whole genome shotgun sequence. It encodes these proteins:
- the LOC128181298 gene encoding 7SK snRNA methylphosphate capping enzyme-like, coding for MSVEVKTPTRTQFEHAEFQCGEKTNSELDFVSEGQEQGGKYDNKREQDSQSRPQYIGYRKRKPSYASRNDLAIQHGGHRKKRFRSESNIVLPTKFLLGGNINDPLNLNSLNDERIDKLLNQKTPQSSPLPTPNHRKDIEVTIPININDPLNLDSNEDSLSSKKKKRNKHKRKSEDTSLNPTPQKESEKRRGLMEALKIEIDETFPTVSTQQDDSPQNESCKLKFKKPDTIVSPVIPQISPRNRRFRRRTLSMSDARPDHQPSQSVSRSILRTSLSPPRHSDIEDILPLKKHRKQQNQKHEKAHKKNRRNTKFIYGNYNRYYGYRNPETEEDHRLGCMRQEWFEGKDVLDIGCNVGHITLTIGQRFYPRKAVGIDIDHTLIAAARKNIRNYMSNKSTDVQKYPVSNPVNYGPISAPAVSNNSQSPAFPANVAFMQENYVLESDELVDLQHEEYDVIMALSLTKWIHLNFGDNGLKRFFRRIFKHLRPGGRLILEPQPWSSYKKKKKVSEDIHKTFQGIQMKPAQFSDYLLSREVGFTTCEVIDIPYNKSKGFRRPIQMYRKQETAHSSPKPEQPTHTATMQTQSSPSQETCQPNTATPDGEDQTHADKSHHQESMNQTMEINTQSENSFHPEHGTVPSNATKPDTAETEKN